The Enteractinococcus fodinae genome has a segment encoding these proteins:
- the ygfZ gene encoding CAF17-like 4Fe-4S cluster assembly/insertion protein YgfZ translates to MLDVTHIEYTPATSPLLSGPDAIHGAVAADSVDHYVAGHYGQPAQEQRALAHGQAVVDLSHYGVVTITGADRLSLLQTLTTQQLLGMAAPINTEALFLDLKGRIEIAVKIHDDGETAYLITEPTMNATLLDWLTRMQFAARVDITDRTGELALLGATDEVPGLEGPMWIDPWPGVSPGGYAYTDTPENHPAVDEDYSWRLYILAADTLVDTVQNLPAGFRLAGTMASEALRIAAGRPRQLFDTDERSIPHELDWLRTAVHLEKGCYKGQETVARVHNLGHPPRRLVGLLIDGSVHGVPEVGADIIVRPEGDDQAAMASARSIGTLKSVGMHHEMGAVGTAIIRRNTDPEAELIIREMPPEGADTDEEPNFTAAAQQILTPPTAGKVVGRVQGLSNLRRR, encoded by the coding sequence ATGCTTGACGTCACACATATCGAATACACGCCCGCCACCTCACCGCTACTTAGCGGTCCCGACGCAATACACGGAGCGGTGGCAGCAGATTCGGTTGACCACTACGTTGCCGGCCACTACGGTCAACCCGCTCAAGAACAACGCGCACTGGCCCACGGCCAGGCCGTCGTCGACCTGTCGCACTACGGTGTTGTCACCATCACCGGTGCCGATCGGCTCTCGCTCCTTCAAACCCTGACGACTCAACAACTGCTGGGTATGGCTGCGCCCATTAATACCGAAGCCCTCTTTCTGGATTTGAAGGGCCGTATTGAGATCGCGGTGAAAATCCACGATGACGGAGAAACTGCATACCTCATCACCGAGCCAACCATGAATGCCACACTGTTGGATTGGTTGACGCGGATGCAGTTTGCTGCCCGGGTAGACATCACCGACCGCACCGGCGAGTTGGCGCTGTTAGGCGCCACCGACGAAGTCCCTGGGCTTGAAGGGCCAATGTGGATTGATCCGTGGCCGGGTGTTTCTCCTGGTGGGTACGCCTATACCGACACCCCTGAAAATCATCCCGCCGTGGACGAAGATTACAGCTGGCGACTCTACATTCTGGCCGCCGACACCTTGGTAGACACCGTCCAAAACTTGCCGGCCGGCTTCCGTCTGGCGGGCACCATGGCCTCCGAAGCATTACGTATCGCGGCCGGTCGACCACGGCAGCTGTTTGATACGGATGAGCGATCGATTCCGCACGAATTGGATTGGCTGCGCACCGCCGTGCACCTTGAAAAAGGGTGCTACAAAGGCCAAGAAACCGTCGCACGCGTGCACAACCTCGGTCATCCGCCACGTCGGCTAGTAGGGCTGCTCATTGACGGGTCGGTCCATGGTGTGCCAGAAGTCGGAGCCGACATTATAGTGCGCCCGGAAGGTGACGATCAGGCGGCCATGGCTTCGGCCAGGTCCATCGGCACCTTGAAGTCAGTGGGGATGCACCACGAGATGGGTGCGGTCGGCACGGCAATCATTCGTCGGAATACCGACCCCGAAGCTGAGTTGATCATTCGGGAAATGCCACCTGAGGGCGCTGACACGGACGAGGAACCAAACTTCACTGCCGCAGCACAACAGATTTTGACCCCTCCTACGGCAGGAAAAGTGGTCGGACGCGTTCAAGGACTCTCGAACCTGCGACGTCGCTAG
- the ehuA gene encoding ectoine/hydroxyectoine ABC transporter ATP-binding protein EhuA, which yields MPTPTDSGTSPQPVIEFKDVEKRFGDKTVLKDLNFSVERGERVTLIGPSGSGKTTILRLAMTLEHLTDGYIFINGEPLVYEQRNGKRVPVSNREQKRLRTRIGMVFQQFNLFPNMTVMENIVEAPIHVLGLKKEEARNRAHKLLEDVGLPEKADAHPTELSGGQQQRVAIARALAMDPQILLLDEVTSALDPEVVVDVLEVLRNVAATTDVTMLIVTHEMSFARDVSHRVMMFDGGKVVESADPETIFTNPAQERTKKFLSAVLRDS from the coding sequence TTGCCTACGCCCACTGATTCCGGCACCAGTCCTCAACCGGTTATTGAGTTCAAAGATGTTGAGAAGCGCTTTGGTGACAAGACCGTGCTCAAAGACCTGAACTTCTCAGTGGAACGAGGAGAACGGGTCACGCTGATTGGGCCATCCGGTTCTGGCAAAACTACAATTCTGCGGCTGGCCATGACGCTGGAGCACCTCACCGACGGGTACATTTTCATCAATGGCGAACCACTGGTGTATGAGCAACGCAATGGCAAACGGGTACCGGTGTCGAATCGCGAACAAAAGCGGTTGCGCACCCGCATCGGCATGGTGTTTCAGCAATTCAACCTCTTCCCGAACATGACGGTGATGGAGAACATCGTCGAAGCCCCTATCCACGTTCTGGGCCTCAAGAAAGAGGAAGCGCGGAATCGCGCCCATAAACTATTGGAAGACGTCGGACTCCCGGAGAAGGCTGACGCTCACCCCACTGAACTTTCGGGCGGTCAACAACAACGCGTGGCCATCGCCCGAGCCTTAGCCATGGATCCACAGATTCTGCTGCTCGATGAGGTGACCTCTGCATTGGACCCGGAAGTGGTGGTCGATGTGCTCGAGGTGCTGCGCAACGTCGCAGCCACCACGGACGTGACGATGTTGATTGTTACCCATGAGATGAGTTTCGCCCGCGATGTTTCGCACCGAGTGATGATGTTTGATGGCGGCAAAGTGGTCGAGTCTGCTGACCCCGAAACCATTTTCACCAACCCGGCGCAGGAACGTACCAAGAAATTCTTGTCGGCGGTACTGCGGGACAGCTGA
- a CDS encoding NF038396 family protein encodes MTKTTNTAPVSQRQMVLAFIGLVAGPLLALVSAGMGLYLVLTGHTVAGILFILVLTQAFIGVGLWAYNARKKHALAQKVD; translated from the coding sequence TTGACGAAAACCACTAACACCGCCCCGGTGTCGCAGCGCCAGATGGTGCTAGCGTTCATCGGTCTGGTGGCCGGTCCCCTGCTGGCTTTGGTGTCGGCCGGGATGGGCCTGTACCTGGTGCTCACCGGTCACACGGTCGCCGGTATCCTCTTTATCCTCGTGCTAACCCAAGCATTTATTGGCGTGGGGCTGTGGGCCTATAACGCACGGAAAAAACACGCTCTAGCCCAGAAGGTAGACTAA
- a CDS encoding GNAT family N-acetyltransferase, which yields MTPSPGTHPAKIVHENLRLVHAPAKDRFELYQDRPESGDSVFIGFIGYRMAEEDPAVYVLQHTIVAEQYGRQGYARALTTLVLEDLAKREQKFTTQCSYIVDYLRRYPEYLRLVTNPGANRSSRK from the coding sequence ATGACTCCCTCGCCAGGCACGCACCCAGCCAAGATCGTGCACGAGAACCTCCGGCTCGTCCATGCTCCCGCCAAAGACCGGTTCGAGCTCTACCAAGATCGTCCCGAATCCGGGGACAGTGTTTTCATCGGGTTCATTGGTTACCGCATGGCGGAAGAAGATCCCGCGGTTTACGTGCTGCAACATACGATCGTGGCGGAACAATACGGCCGCCAGGGTTATGCCCGTGCATTGACCACACTGGTGTTAGAGGACCTGGCGAAACGGGAACAAAAGTTCACGACCCAGTGTTCTTATATCGTGGACTATTTGCGCAGGTATCCCGAATATTTGCGACTGGTGACCAACCCCGGCGCCAATCGATCATCACGGAAATAA
- a CDS encoding GNAT family N-acetyltransferase, producing MSKHDLNSPGLSSANQRIVLSAWARSLQEDAASFHVANEEPTNRRRFEIPADPTLEDWDPHTATFIQLFNISILYGPQWFLDAARDIDDEVLGLESTMLRLGYGAGARSLGEEVLYYAEDIPFYDDARLNVTSQSRDVRRLEAASPPDDTISMPLDALDHFFTIAAFGQGAEPIAGAGYDVFSDTVGQLMVLVSAAQRGKGYGTFMLARAAEECMFDGLLPQFVAQVGSEIGEKMANDVGFLLCGYRTSITFD from the coding sequence GTGTCTAAGCACGACTTGAATTCACCTGGTTTATCGAGCGCGAATCAGCGCATCGTCTTATCAGCCTGGGCGCGATCGCTGCAGGAAGACGCAGCGAGCTTCCATGTAGCCAATGAAGAGCCTACGAACCGAAGACGTTTTGAAATTCCGGCAGATCCAACGCTGGAGGATTGGGATCCGCACACCGCGACATTTATTCAGCTGTTCAATATTTCGATCCTGTATGGGCCGCAATGGTTTCTCGATGCCGCGCGCGACATCGATGACGAGGTCCTGGGGCTAGAATCCACGATGCTGCGCCTGGGCTATGGGGCCGGGGCCCGCTCACTCGGTGAAGAAGTGCTCTACTATGCCGAGGACATCCCGTTCTACGACGATGCTCGCCTCAATGTCACCTCACAAAGCCGGGATGTGCGACGCCTTGAAGCCGCGTCTCCCCCGGATGACACGATTTCCATGCCCTTGGATGCGCTCGATCACTTCTTTACGATCGCAGCCTTCGGGCAAGGTGCCGAGCCCATCGCAGGGGCAGGCTATGACGTATTTTCTGACACGGTCGGCCAACTGATGGTCTTAGTGTCGGCAGCACAACGCGGCAAGGGTTATGGGACGTTTATGTTGGCCCGGGCAGCCGAAGAATGCATGTTCGACGGCCTACTGCCGCAGTTTGTCGCTCAGGTCGGGTCCGAGATCGGCGAGAAGATGGCCAACGATGTCGGCTTCCTGCTCTGCGGATATCGCACCAGTATTACCTTCGACTAG
- a CDS encoding thymidylate synthase, giving the protein MTATSIETPYEELLADVLEHGTLTTDRTGTGTYSVFGRQIRYNLAEYFPLITTKRVHFKSAALELIWFLNGDSNVKWLQERGVRIWNEWADEDGELGPVYGVQWRSWPAPNGESIDQISQVMESLAQNPGSRRHLVSAWNPGQLDEMALPACHAMFQFHVQPEENGPGKLSCQLYQRSADMFLGVPFNIAEYSLLTMMMAHQLGYNPGEFIWTGGDVHIYTNHVEQVREQLTREPYPYPQLRFRRKPKDLFSYEWEDFELVEYQHHPTIKAPVAV; this is encoded by the coding sequence ATGACCGCTACCTCCATTGAGACCCCGTACGAAGAGCTGCTGGCAGATGTGCTTGAACATGGCACACTGACAACCGATCGCACCGGAACCGGAACCTATTCGGTCTTCGGGCGCCAGATTCGCTACAACTTAGCCGAGTATTTCCCGCTGATCACCACCAAGCGAGTCCACTTCAAATCGGCGGCACTTGAGCTCATTTGGTTCCTCAATGGTGATTCCAATGTGAAATGGCTCCAAGAACGTGGCGTGCGCATCTGGAATGAATGGGCCGATGAAGATGGCGAACTGGGCCCCGTCTACGGTGTGCAGTGGCGTTCATGGCCCGCCCCCAACGGTGAGTCCATCGACCAGATCAGCCAGGTCATGGAGTCTTTAGCCCAGAACCCCGGGTCGCGTCGTCACCTGGTCTCAGCCTGGAATCCGGGACAACTCGATGAGATGGCCCTGCCCGCATGTCACGCTATGTTTCAATTTCACGTCCAGCCGGAAGAAAACGGCCCCGGCAAACTGTCGTGTCAGCTCTACCAGCGCTCAGCCGACATGTTCCTCGGAGTGCCGTTCAACATCGCTGAGTACTCGCTGCTCACCATGATGATGGCCCACCAATTGGGTTACAACCCCGGGGAATTCATCTGGACCGGCGGGGACGTACACATCTACACCAATCACGTCGAGCAAGTCCGTGAACAACTCACGCGCGAACCGTATCCGTATCCGCAATTGCGATTCCGTCGGAAACCAAAAGATCTGTTCAGCTACGAATGGGAAGATTTCGAACTTGTCGAATACCAACACCACCCCACCATCAAAGCTCCAGTTGCCGTCTAA
- a CDS encoding DUF4442 domain-containing protein encodes MRLPKINIPTYASMRIGPKFLQRFMRIWPPYLGAGIKPVYIAEDGSRSIVTHKPNVLTRNLVGTAFGGTMLSMTDPFFMFAGVYGLGKEYLVWDVGVEAKFLKPGRGKLTADMRVSDETWDLIRTETADGQKYLHWFDVDITDEQDEVVARMRRQVYFRKKPQFVQPDPSQANATR; translated from the coding sequence GTGCGACTGCCTAAAATCAACATCCCGACCTATGCCTCGATGCGCATTGGACCAAAATTTTTACAGCGTTTCATGCGTATCTGGCCGCCCTATCTTGGCGCGGGAATCAAACCGGTCTACATCGCCGAAGATGGCTCACGGTCCATTGTCACCCATAAACCCAACGTGCTCACCCGTAATCTGGTGGGTACCGCTTTTGGTGGCACCATGCTGTCCATGACGGACCCGTTTTTCATGTTCGCGGGCGTGTACGGTCTCGGCAAAGAATACCTCGTGTGGGACGTTGGGGTCGAAGCAAAGTTCCTTAAACCCGGACGCGGTAAACTCACCGCGGATATGCGCGTCTCTGATGAAACCTGGGATCTGATTCGCACCGAAACCGCCGATGGTCAGAAGTATCTCCATTGGTTCGATGTGGACATCACCGACGAGCAGGACGAGGTAGTCGCCAGAATGCGTCGCCAAGTGTACTTCCGGAAGAAACCACAGTTCGTCCAACCAGACCCATCACAGGCCAACGCCACCCGATAA
- a CDS encoding dihydrofolate reductase, whose product MSNTNTTPPSKLQLPSNTQLGMVWAQSLNGVIGLDGDMPWHVPEDLQHFKRVTMDQVLVMGRKTWASFPDSVRPLPGRTSVVVSESFSQDPSDPKLQEDSVHVAADLQAGLELAGELKTGPVIWVIGGGSLYDQALDLATVVERSVFNLDIDGDTYAPELNDSWSLTTQDPANGWHMSKSSVQYRFERWERTLDENH is encoded by the coding sequence TTGTCGAATACCAACACCACCCCACCATCAAAGCTCCAGTTGCCGTCTAATACCCAGCTCGGCATGGTCTGGGCCCAAAGTCTCAACGGTGTCATCGGGCTTGACGGTGACATGCCCTGGCACGTGCCCGAGGATCTGCAACACTTCAAGCGTGTGACCATGGATCAGGTCCTGGTCATGGGCCGCAAAACCTGGGCATCGTTCCCTGATTCCGTGCGACCGCTGCCAGGTCGCACCTCAGTGGTGGTCTCCGAAAGCTTTAGCCAAGACCCTTCAGACCCGAAACTTCAAGAGGACAGCGTTCACGTCGCGGCTGATTTACAAGCCGGCCTAGAACTTGCCGGTGAGCTTAAGACCGGGCCCGTAATTTGGGTCATCGGTGGGGGCAGCCTATATGATCAGGCACTAGACCTCGCCACCGTGGTAGAACGCAGCGTATTCAACCTCGACATTGACGGCGACACATATGCCCCCGAACTGAACGACTCGTGGTCGCTGACCACCCAGGATCCGGCAAACGGTTGGCATATGTCCAAATCCTCGGTGCAATACCGGTTCGAACGATGGGAGCGCACCCTTGACGAAAACCACTAA
- a CDS encoding nitrobindin family protein — MAIELPYDLLPELAPLAWVIGSWEGQGRLGAGEEDSEIFYQRVDFAETGLPFLQYRAETWLSEEDGTLIRPLTFESGYWAIDRQRHSADVGPGMKPADIVPAYRSAADVEQLRKNETDFPITATITHPGSMSELYYGIVRGPQIQLNADAVLLGTLSGNYHSANRIYGLVNGQMFWRWDVVEAEGEQPQPHASGILDKMPSENDGRLPPGKPHLPGKHET; from the coding sequence GTGGCTATCGAACTTCCGTATGACCTGTTACCAGAACTGGCGCCGCTAGCCTGGGTGATCGGCTCCTGGGAAGGTCAAGGCCGCCTCGGCGCTGGTGAAGAAGACTCGGAAATCTTCTACCAGCGCGTTGACTTCGCCGAAACCGGGCTACCCTTTTTGCAGTACCGGGCTGAAACCTGGCTGTCTGAAGAGGACGGCACACTGATTCGTCCCCTGACATTTGAATCCGGCTACTGGGCGATCGACCGGCAGCGCCATAGCGCCGACGTGGGACCGGGCATGAAGCCCGCCGACATTGTTCCGGCGTATCGCTCGGCAGCAGACGTCGAACAACTACGGAAAAACGAAACAGACTTCCCGATCACCGCGACGATCACCCACCCCGGCTCGATGTCGGAACTGTACTACGGGATCGTGCGCGGACCGCAGATCCAACTCAACGCCGACGCAGTCCTGCTGGGCACCCTGAGCGGGAACTATCATTCCGCCAACCGCATCTACGGGCTGGTCAATGGCCAAATGTTCTGGCGCTGGGACGTGGTCGAAGCTGAAGGCGAACAGCCACAGCCGCACGCCTCCGGTATCCTGGACAAAATGCCATCTGAAAATGATGGCCGCCTCCCGCCTGGCAAACCTCACCTGCCAGGCAAACACGAAACCTGA
- a CDS encoding NUDIX hydrolase: MRPAKRIGKLTTTRATATTTDEGTNAKVLAAGTLPWRIKSGQLQVLLIHRPEYDDWSWPKGRLGANETLPETAWRETKEEVGLNLSLGIPLGVIRYKNPTGKNRKEVWYWAARVDDKKPIVDGTEVDDTRWATVEEARQLLSKSVDHKPLDILAEAYDAKQLATIPFIVLRQAKPIPAESWTKDEVDRPLAESGYTQAKAVARLLRAWKPTRIVTSKYTRSLETIAPYVKKHGGSVRTKRWLNIKTASSHPKHLARRLHQELKRLEPSMICSQPSVIKRVLKEIKALVKDDETLINAKIISSGKKSNLASGSILVVHRAKHQGGRIVSIERYDPLVK; encoded by the coding sequence ATGCGCCCGGCAAAACGCATCGGCAAACTCACCACCACCCGCGCGACAGCAACCACGACTGACGAAGGCACCAACGCGAAAGTCTTGGCAGCCGGTACCCTGCCCTGGCGTATTAAAAGTGGACAACTGCAAGTCCTTTTGATTCACCGCCCCGAATACGACGATTGGTCGTGGCCCAAGGGCCGCCTGGGCGCCAACGAGACCCTGCCCGAAACAGCCTGGCGCGAAACCAAAGAAGAAGTAGGCCTGAACCTCTCGCTTGGTATCCCGTTGGGTGTCATCCGATACAAGAATCCCACTGGCAAGAATCGCAAAGAGGTCTGGTACTGGGCGGCACGAGTCGACGACAAAAAACCAATAGTCGACGGCACAGAAGTCGATGACACGCGTTGGGCGACAGTCGAAGAAGCTCGCCAGCTGTTGTCTAAAAGCGTGGATCACAAACCGCTCGACATACTTGCGGAAGCCTACGATGCCAAGCAGTTAGCCACCATCCCGTTCATTGTGTTGCGGCAGGCAAAACCAATTCCGGCCGAATCGTGGACCAAGGACGAAGTGGATCGCCCACTGGCCGAGTCCGGGTACACCCAGGCCAAGGCGGTGGCTCGCCTGCTGCGCGCGTGGAAACCGACCCGTATCGTGACCTCGAAGTACACGCGGTCGCTAGAGACGATCGCACCCTATGTCAAAAAACATGGAGGCAGCGTGCGCACCAAACGCTGGTTGAACATCAAAACGGCCTCCAGCCACCCCAAACACTTGGCACGCCGTCTGCATCAGGAGCTCAAACGGCTGGAACCGAGCATGATTTGTTCGCAACCGTCGGTCATCAAACGCGTGCTGAAGGAGATTAAAGCACTCGTCAAAGATGATGAGACCCTCATCAACGCGAAGATCATTTCCTCGGGCAAAAAGTCCAACCTGGCTTCCGGTTCGATCCTGGTGGTGCACCGTGCCAAACACCAGGGCGGACGTATCGTCTCGATTGAGCGTTATGACCCGTTGGTGAAATAG
- the asd gene encoding aspartate-semialdehyde dehydrogenase: MTQQTSEAPVYADAASRPSVGLIGWRGMVGSVLMQRMVEENDFTKINPVFFSTSNAGGPVPELPGVDTSETLHDAHDLETLAKLPIILTTQGGDYTNEVYPKLRDAGWDGIWIDAASALRMDDESIIVLDPVNRDQIDAGLKNGINQFVGGNCTVSLMLLGLGGLMRNGLVEWGTAMTYQAASGGGARHMRELLKGFGTLHNVVAEDLQNPGSAILDIDRKVIEAQRNGSMDTTEFGAPLAGSLIPWIDSDLGNGMSREDWKGGAETNKILGRTGDNIMPLESVTVRIGALRSHSQALTLKLTKDMPLDEIEDILARDNDWVKVIPNTKEASMQQLTPVAATGTMDIPVGRIRKLAMGPEYISAFTVGDQLLWGAAEPVRRMLMIATGNL; this comes from the coding sequence ATGACTCAACAAACTTCAGAGGCTCCTGTGTACGCTGATGCCGCTTCCCGCCCCTCCGTTGGGCTCATTGGTTGGCGTGGCATGGTCGGATCCGTTCTCATGCAACGCATGGTCGAAGAAAACGACTTCACCAAAATCAACCCGGTATTCTTCTCAACATCCAACGCTGGTGGTCCGGTACCCGAACTGCCGGGCGTGGACACGTCAGAAACTCTCCACGACGCTCATGATCTTGAGACCCTGGCCAAACTGCCCATCATTTTGACCACCCAGGGTGGCGACTACACCAACGAGGTCTATCCGAAACTGCGCGACGCCGGTTGGGACGGGATCTGGATTGATGCCGCCTCTGCCCTGCGCATGGACGATGAATCCATCATCGTGTTGGATCCGGTGAACCGAGACCAAATCGATGCCGGTCTGAAAAACGGCATCAACCAATTCGTTGGTGGGAACTGCACCGTTTCGCTGATGCTGCTGGGTCTGGGTGGGCTAATGCGCAATGGCCTGGTCGAATGGGGAACCGCCATGACCTACCAGGCGGCTTCCGGTGGCGGCGCTCGCCACATGCGTGAGCTACTCAAAGGCTTCGGAACCCTGCACAACGTGGTCGCCGAGGACCTACAAAATCCAGGCTCAGCCATTTTGGACATCGACCGTAAAGTGATCGAAGCTCAGCGTAATGGCAGCATGGACACCACCGAATTCGGTGCGCCACTGGCCGGCTCGCTCATTCCCTGGATTGATTCGGATCTTGGCAACGGCATGTCCCGTGAAGACTGGAAGGGCGGCGCGGAAACCAACAAGATTCTCGGCCGCACCGGCGACAACATCATGCCACTGGAATCCGTTACCGTGCGCATCGGTGCGCTTCGGTCACACTCCCAGGCGTTAACCTTGAAACTGACCAAGGACATGCCGCTGGACGAGATCGAAGATATCCTGGCTCGGGACAACGACTGGGTGAAAGTCATCCCGAACACCAAAGAAGCCTCGATGCAGCAGCTGACCCCGGTCGCTGCTACCGGCACCATGGATATCCCAGTCGGTCGCATCCGTAAGCTGGCTATGGGCCCGGAATACATCTCGGCATTCACCGTAGGCGACCAGCTCCTCTGGGGTGCTGCTGAGCCAGTACGCCGCATGCTGATGATTGCCACCGGCAACCTCTAA
- the mshD gene encoding mycothiol synthase, whose product MTDLRVLRPSETPDELSSLRTLTARGVAADHNEPFGDQTWVELTSGSAWLITTGASEFTGASAVVIPTDETQPVLVELVVEPDARGAGLGRALVDATKTLITQEASKDQVVTAWSHGDHPAARGLAARVGLEPVRILYRMAVDIDRESFGDVNVPAGYTIRTFEPGSDDAAWLELNATAFADHPEQGQLTQKDLDARKAEDWFDPAGFFIAEDSTGTPVGFHWTKTPVGSHAGEVYAVGVHPKTQGTGLGKALTIHGMNHLASSGLEKIVLYVDDENRPAVNLYNSLGFGVENTDVMFSSTS is encoded by the coding sequence ATGACTGATTTGCGCGTGTTGCGTCCTTCCGAAACCCCCGATGAATTGTCTAGTCTTCGCACTCTTACTGCTCGCGGAGTTGCCGCCGATCACAACGAACCGTTTGGGGATCAGACTTGGGTTGAACTCACTTCCGGCAGCGCGTGGTTGATTACCACCGGTGCGTCGGAATTTACGGGTGCTTCAGCCGTGGTCATCCCGACTGACGAGACTCAGCCGGTATTAGTCGAACTTGTGGTTGAGCCGGATGCTCGCGGTGCTGGCCTCGGCCGCGCACTGGTCGATGCGACCAAGACCCTCATCACCCAGGAAGCCAGCAAGGATCAGGTCGTGACTGCGTGGTCCCACGGTGATCATCCTGCCGCTCGCGGCCTAGCGGCTCGCGTCGGGCTGGAGCCGGTACGTATCTTGTATCGCATGGCTGTGGACATTGATCGCGAATCCTTTGGTGACGTCAACGTGCCGGCTGGTTACACGATTCGCACTTTCGAGCCCGGCTCCGATGATGCCGCGTGGCTGGAACTCAATGCCACGGCTTTTGCCGACCACCCAGAACAAGGGCAGCTGACCCAGAAAGATCTGGACGCCAGAAAAGCAGAGGACTGGTTTGATCCGGCTGGCTTCTTCATCGCTGAAGACTCCACTGGCACCCCGGTGGGATTCCATTGGACCAAGACACCCGTGGGCTCACACGCCGGAGAAGTTTACGCGGTGGGAGTGCATCCAAAAACGCAGGGCACTGGGTTAGGCAAAGCCTTGACGATCCATGGGATGAACCATCTGGCATCGTCTGGGCTAGAGAAGATTGTGCTGTATGTTGATGATGAGAACCGCCCGGCGGTGAACTTGTACAATTCATTGGGCTTCGGTGTGGAAAACACTGACGTCATGTTCTCCTCCACGAGCTAA
- a CDS encoding YkvI family membrane protein, translated as MAFLIGSGFATGQEILQYYASYGFWGVFGTGAIVLVLISFVSIQFLAVGQREQFDKPSRIFEYYAGRFGGKFFDYFSILFVFLSFTVMVAGAGAVFEEHYNLPTWVGGFGLATLVVITVMFGLNSLVDVIGKIGPIIVVIAIGLGIVGIVNADTGLLAGHNIVGELEVQQASNHWIIAGLSYVGFCMLWLAAFLTALGKTVPTQREARAGGLWGGIIFSLACVLVGMGLLANIERVAGMQIPMLVLANDIAPFVASLISLMILAGIYTTAIPLLWTVSSRVYPDGTSRYKYLTIALALVGTVIGLWLPFDQMVNIVYVLNGYVGAVLLGIMIVVTIWRAVTRRRAGQRPDEAGVASGATRMGS; from the coding sequence ATGGCCTTTCTGATTGGCTCTGGTTTCGCGACCGGGCAGGAAATCCTGCAGTACTACGCCTCCTATGGTTTTTGGGGCGTATTCGGCACCGGGGCTATCGTGTTAGTCCTGATAAGTTTTGTCTCGATCCAGTTCCTGGCGGTAGGCCAGCGGGAACAGTTCGATAAGCCATCGCGTATTTTTGAGTACTACGCGGGAAGATTCGGCGGCAAATTCTTTGACTACTTCTCGATCCTTTTCGTCTTTTTATCCTTTACCGTCATGGTCGCTGGAGCGGGTGCGGTCTTCGAGGAACACTACAATCTGCCCACCTGGGTCGGTGGGTTTGGGCTGGCAACACTTGTCGTGATCACCGTAATGTTCGGGCTCAACTCGCTAGTCGACGTCATCGGAAAGATCGGTCCGATCATCGTGGTGATCGCCATCGGACTCGGTATCGTCGGGATCGTCAACGCTGACACCGGACTATTAGCCGGCCACAACATTGTGGGTGAACTCGAAGTCCAGCAGGCATCGAATCATTGGATCATCGCAGGACTTAGCTATGTCGGATTCTGCATGTTGTGGCTTGCAGCATTTCTCACGGCCTTGGGCAAGACGGTGCCTACCCAGCGCGAAGCGCGGGCCGGTGGTCTATGGGGCGGAATTATCTTCTCCTTGGCCTGTGTGCTGGTCGGGATGGGCTTATTAGCCAATATTGAACGTGTGGCTGGAATGCAGATCCCAATGCTGGTGCTGGCCAACGACATTGCGCCGTTTGTGGCATCGCTGATTTCCTTGATGATCCTTGCCGGGATTTACACGACCGCCATCCCGCTGCTGTGGACCGTCTCATCACGTGTCTACCCCGACGGCACGAGCCGGTATAAATACCTCACCATTGCGCTGGCATTGGTTGGCACCGTCATCGGCCTGTGGTTGCCATTCGACCAAATGGTCAACATTGTCTACGTGCTCAACGGGTATGTGGGTGCGGTGCTATTGGGCATTATGATCGTGGTGACGATCTGGCGGGCTGTCACCCGGCGGCGTGCAGGGCAGAGGCCGGACGAGGCTGGCGTGGCATCTGGCGCGACGCGCATGGGGTCATGA